In the genome of Caenorhabditis elegans chromosome IV, the window gtgtatttcaatttttcctcagTTTGCACCTGGTTTCTTTACCTTTTTTGCAGGTGTTTCTGGTCATGTGCCGGTTTAAATTCACTAAATGTTTTCACctagaataatttattttaattcaaattatgCTTAACACTTTTTTCCATATAGCCTTAAgatctatttttatttcattttccagtTGAATTATCGGTCAGTCAGTCACACAGCTGGATTATATATTCTTCAACGTTGTCATTTTTCTCTTATTCTAGTGATTTTTACTAGGAAACTAAGAATAGATTTAGACTAAGAATAGATGGGGATTTTAGAAATTCTTTATATGAGAGAAAAATAGTCTTTTTGCCTTTAGAATGTTCAGAAAGTTTATGCTTGGTACTATTGCGTTTACCGTAATTATAGTTTTTGTTCTCCTATAGTGTTTTCCATCATTTCTGCCCACCGACTACTATTAATTTCGAAACATTACTAGTTTCtacttgttctttttttttttcatttttaacatGCCGCCCCCTGTCATCTTCTCTTTCCGATTAATCACTATTCTCCAACAACGAACACACGTACTGACAATGGCCGGTTAATTGATACCCACACGAAGGCTTCCGATTGCCCATTGTCATTCAGTGAGTTGTTGGAAGAAATTCACTATGAGAATCACttcatttttccttatttCCAAAACCTTCTGTCCCGTGAATCTCCGTTGCAGGCAATAAAGTAAGACGATGCTCATGGTTTTTtcctgggttactgtagctcatAGTGAATGATGGAATAGAGTTTGTGGGTTTTGTTTCCTCCAAATAATAATTGATCAAAATACATCAATAGAATATAATTATCAGATATCAATGTCAAAAAGAACACCTTTCAAGACGTGccattaactttttttccaaattttgttgtttatGTCCTCTGTGAGCACAAATACACAAATGAAATGTTGTTGCCCTACCAGATGTGGCTGTCTTCGTCGTCTTTTTCTTCTACTCGCCCCTGTCCCTCCattcaaaaactattgtttcactttttgtcTGTGATCTCTTTCTCCCATTCCAAAACTCTTCTgaacttttcttattttttcttaaagtcGGTTTACGGGCGTTCACACaggcaaaaaaaacatttcggaaGGTTATGAGAAAGACAAACACTGTTATAAACCTATTTTGTTTTATACTATGTGCCCTTCCGAAACATTTTCTGTATGCAAATCTGATCATTCCATATGCAAAAAATGACGTTTGTTgtgcttcaaaattttataaatgatcttttgaattgaaaattttatttgaaatggtttttatttcggaaaaattgaatatctgaataattgtaaaaatttaaaattctgaaaaactatgATTTGTTCATTTTAGCACCATTTGAGtagttttatatttaaacCCAGACGTCTCATTTTGTGGTTTcggtgttttttattgaatttaaaattcaaaggaaaaaataaattattttggttCATGAACACATCGAAAGACCTCTCCTCATCTTTCATCTTTCCGCAGCTGTTTCGCACGTATTAACTACAGTTTTATATCCCTCGATGAGGGCGGGTTTCTCGACACCTCCTCTGAACTTAATTACCCCCAGTTCAATTCATTTCGAGTTCAAATTGATCATAAATTGAGCCTAAATTTGGGCGAAATACTGGTTTTATTGCTGAATTCTTTCTGCGTTTGGTATGtgttttacaaaaactgaataagTTGATATaggaaataattttctaaaaagaaaacttgaatttccattttataaACTATATTGAAAGGGTCCACATGcggttttcatgaaaatttgaaagtactTTCGAGTGCTCCTTTCTGCAAGATGTCCTCTTCTTCCACACTACTTCCACATTATATTATCCGTCGAATGTTTCTTTTGTTCACCTCCCCGCCGCGATGGCTCCGATGTGTGGAAGAAGTAAAGCCCATCCATTTCAACcccgaaaacttttttttcgcatttttattttgtgtaTGTGGATGTGCGTGTGCGATGCTCCTCTTCAAACCAAGACTTATCCATCAAAATCCGTTTGGAGCTGTTGGGTTTGGGGttccaaatttcattttatcagTATTAACCAACATAAAGTCTCTAAAACGCCAGCTCACATTAATTCAAGGTTCCTGATTTTATTTAGAATAACTATAATAGTTATTAATTCTGATCTATGTTTTAAAAAGAACACTTCGAATCTTATTTCTCACTCTGAACTTTCTCTGCTCTCTAAGTACCTCCACTTTGGCTCTGTGCTCTTTTTTCCCAGCCTTGCTTTTACATCTTCGCACAATCTTGCTGCTCTTTCACACTGAATTCCTGCAAGAGCGTCAGAAAGGTTAGAAGACGTGCAAATTGTGTTAAGATTCAAcagcttcatcttcttcttcttcgtcccTAGTTGTCCTATTTactctctcactctctttcCTGTGTAACAATCACCTCAAATTGAGCATAACAATGCTCATTCTGTCCACCGCTAATCGACAGCCAATGGACGACGTTCAATATGACGTCCAAGTCGGGAGTGGAGGAAGTAGGCAGCAGTCAAAAAAGGTTAGGGATTACGGAATGTCAGGTTTTCTTCCTCGTTCGTTCGCTCCTGCTGTCAACGTCTTTTGCATCATACGGGTATATATTCAGCAGACccagaatgtttttttccaagaaagtataacttatttttttcaaaattctcataGGAAAATCAAGATTGATCTCTTTTTGTCCCCATTTTGGTCGAAATAATACAATCACACTCCCTCCCTTTTCTCCTTGATTAGCAGTCATTTCTCTATCCCCGTCCATATatatttattgttgttttttggtcgGCGATGCTCAGAGGACAGTAGGAGGAGGAGCTTTTTTCTCTTAgaatgaaattaattaaattcgagaaaaaaacgaaacgaaAGTAGTTCTACAAGGATAGAAATAAAACATCGCAGAAGATTTtatttaatcagaaaaaaatatttagaaataaaaacctACTTTATATTAGTAGTTAATTGTGAATAGAGAATAAAATCTATATGGTTCATTAAGAATTCCATTTTAGGATTGAATATTGACTAAATAAAATTCATTCCATCATTTTTATTGTCCAAGTCGGTTTGGATAAAAAGAGCAAAACGGGAAGCGGCTCATGGAGACTACTCAAAGGTGGTTTCCCAACGAAGCACACGCATTTCGAATTTATAATTGACATCCTAGACAGATTTTGCATATGGAATGAACCTTGTGGTAGTCTCAATGACATAAAGAATCGGGGCACTTGTTTCACAActctcatcaatttctgattgATGCTCTTGACCCCTCTGTCTATCTGATCGTTATTCATTCCGACCCGGAATCACTGCTCAGTGCAGGAGACAAAAAGTGCGGTAGGCCAGTAACTTTTTATTGGTGTATCCTCTCTTGTTGACAATCGCGCGAATGGAAAGTTTACACCAATCGAGTGCCTTTTTGACATTCAGTGACCGCATGGGTGTGAACAGATGTGATTTTAATGTAATAACACGCGGCTCAATAGAGCGGTGATTGGGAGCACGGACGTCGTCTTCATTCATCCTCCGACGTTTCCTGCTGTGTGAGCAGATGACGTGGCGGATAGTAGAAGAAGACGAGCGCTTGTCACAGGCAATTCAGTCCCTCAGGACATTCAAGATTTTGGCATTcggtttttgagattttgagtTCACGAGGTCTAAAGAATTAGAAAGAGGTTTTTGTAATCAATTGTTATATCATCCCAATATTGTGTAACCCGTAGTCGTAGTTTTCAGTTTCTATTCTGCATGTTATTTTCacaagaattctgaaaatatcatgTCTTATTCATTTGGTAATTATTTTCCGCCAACGCCTTATTCCCTTCTCTCGTTAGCATTACTATTCAAGTCTCGAAGACGACGACAACGACGTCATGACAAACAAGAGAATAAAAACTAGAgacttcttttgaaaaatagtctggagaaatgagaaagaaaatatatatattcgTCTGAAAAACCTGGAGCCTCTTCATTCTGAAAGTTGTATCGGTTGCTATAGAACGACGTGGGCTCTGTCATAGCAGGAGCAACACTAGGCGGATTAGTTAGGCAAACTGAGAGGCGAGAGAGGGGAAGAAGTGCTCATAGAAGGGGCGACACAGGGGGGCTCCTCCCCCGTTACTCTTCTCCTATCGACACTGTGCTCACTCTCTGCTCTTCTCACCCCTGGCTTACACGATGTCGTTGCCTTCGTCCACTACTACTACTCTTTCGCTCTTTTCTTCGTATCGTCTGCGTTTGTGCACCACGCCTCCATCCGGAGCTCTCTAGCTTTTGTCTGCGTCTCGTTTAATATTCAACGGAGAGAGATGGAAGGATATTCTAGTTTGCGAGCCGAGAGCTGCGCACACGCTATTCATGCTCGAGTTTACTTCTACGACGAGACGCCTGACGCCGTGCTCCGTTGGCTCATTAGAGGCACGACAAGTTATCTCAGCAAATGTGTTTTTGCACGCCCACAAtctcgtttattttttcatctgaaaatagaagCGTTCTTTTGCAACACAATAAGTTACTCTTGgtcattccaaaaaaacagtAAGTAATATGATGCTAGTTTTGAGCAGATTACGTAGTTTCTACACGATTTACTCAGTCTTTTGTGACttattccatatttttttcaacaaaaaaatcaagtggTCACGTCACTTTCTCTTCTTTTATGTACATTTCGGATAGGTGTCCGCATGCAAGCTCCCTCAAccaaaacgtgaaaatttgaggcttcgattttatttttcagtggaaaattcgtatttttcatCTTCCTCTCAGTTGGTCTtacaaaattgtaaattcaGTTACAACTAATAGAATTGGAGGTTTTTTTAAGATAAATTAGTTGTGACAACTTTCAAATCGGTGTTATGAACTCATTTTCACACCATTATCATTAGACATTCATCGAcacttcttcttttccatctatcctctttcttctctcatcatcatcttccttTTCTATACtccattttcttatttctccTTCATCGTTTGAATTTCCGTTTCAGCTTGCTTTTTTAGCCTCACTCTCAGTGAATTGAAAACCGGGAAAGCATCAGAAATTCATCGATTCGTACATGATAAATTCTTGTTCCGCCATTTCTATGCAttcgaaatctgaaaatcaaaaccaaCGATTTTTCAGGACCACTTTTATTACTTTTGTCTAgtgtaacttttgaaaattatcagtaCAATTATGTAACGATTTTGATTTCCAAGGTTCTAAACTCCTTACATATAGATTTatagattttgtttttctaaatttgaaattaatccTAAAAGAAATCCCTTGCCATTAAGCTCCTTATTTAATTGTATACTTTCTCATTTCCATCGTTCTGTTTCCTTCATCCCGCTCTCTTGAACTCTATCAATTTAATTCAGTTGTCCGCCAAGTGCATGACCGCGTACTCTCCGGCGGATTCGAACGCCGAGGCGCGTCTTCTGTCAGGAGGTTCGGACCCGATCTCGGATACTGAAAACCTATTAGATCTTGCATATGAAGTTGGAACGTCATCATCTGATAATACTCGATACGATAGAGAAAGTGAAAATGATGAAGAGGAAATTGGTGTTGGATGGGAAGATACAACATCTTCGAGTTTAAATAAAAGAATGTGCAAATCAGCGAcatttcatgatttttgtgATGATTCTGAATATTCGAGACGTCCGGTCACGACTTTACACGAAGAAGAttttgatgaagaagaagaggacgAATTTGAAGATGCAAGTGATCGAAGAAATCTAGACGAGGATGATGTAGAATATgaggatgaagatgatgaagatgatattgttgtagaagaagaagaaataacACCTGAAGATATTGAACATTCTCCAACAGGAGTTACAACTCAAACAACTCCTCCATCTAATAATACaagtaaatcaaaaaagaaaaagaaacgaaaatcagatgaagaagatgggcttcgaaaaatgaagaaaagcaGTACATTTGCTTCTTTTCTAAACATGTTCGTGTCCAGAAGACGTTCCGGAAGGGATTCTGGTGAGAGACTCATGTCTCGTAGCACGTGCATGTTAAGGCCAAGCATTTCATTGTGTAAGTTTCCAATGAATGAAATTTGTCTTGACATTCTTTTGAAGGATTTAAGTagaacacaaaaatttctcaatttttgtagttttgtaATTCAAAACCACTTCTTATAAGAGTCATCTATGACGTAACTGGAGCTAGTAATCTGAAAAGGAATGGTTATTAAAAAAAGGATGTACTTTGTATATGTGACTAGTTTATAGACTGAGTAAAATTGAAGCCAATAACTTGACAATTTACAGCGGTTGTCCAAGAATCGATGATTTTGGGATCAGATGGAGAGAGTGTTGAAGTTTCTCCGTGTACTTCTGATCAAACGCCAACAGGTGTTCCTCCTAGgtaattgatattttattataatattatgttaattttcatatttcagatACATTGTGAACGTGAAAATGCGACAGAAGACAGCTAGAAAGTGGAGTGAGGTATGGTTTTACTTAGTTGAAAAGTAATTGTtcaataattgaataaaatgatttttactaaaaaaagttttgaccggagtaacacaattttttttgaaatatgaaatccaagaaaaaaatttaaattctttaaatattaaaaaaaaaacgttcgtATTCTCGATTCTAAATTCACAtgcctgaaaataatttttttaaattgtgtttttttgtccgaacctatattttttaaacccatatttgaaaacagaaCATCCTTATTTTAGAATTAATTCAAACAGcgaaaactgccaaaattaaaaaatctagtttttccTTTGTggcatttctgaatttcagactttttaaaaaagtattttgaggcaaaatattattatttttcctttaaatctgaaacattttgaaaattaaaaaaatatatcggTGGCCGATTTTCGCAAATTGctcaatttcgaaaaaaattggtttttttttctgtaagtACTATTCTatgtttaaattgaaattgtgttatttgtgatttttgagatgttTCTCGAATGTCATGAGATATTCAACTCTGTCTATTTTAGGTTATTACCACGAGATGAGCCGGAAATTGAACCGGAAatctatcgaaaaaaaaagaatatgcATCACACTGAAATTCATATAATATTTCTAACAAAAgacttgtttttattttgcgtatatttttttttcaggaggaAATCCAAAAGCGACTGTCACTTCCTGCAGATTTGCGTCTTCCGGTTGCAGTTGTCGACAAGCTTAACAGAACACCAACATTGGATCAACCACTGACACGAAAGAATCGAAGAGCATCACTCAGTGAAATTGGCTTTGGAAAATTAGAGACTTATGAGAAATTGGATAAACTCGGTGAAGGGACGTATGCTACCGTATTCCGAGGAAGATCCATTTTGACGAACAAGTTTGTGGCACTAAAAGTGAGTATTCagagacaaaaaaaagattaaatttCAAGATGAGAATAGGAAATTAATTTCCACTATGACATCAAGCTTCCGCTTTCGGTTTTATTACTTGTATACCAATTTTTATGTCCAacacaaataattttccagaaataggaattttagcttctttttcaaaagaaaaaagtgttaaaaaacgtaatttaatgttttcgttcttataaataaaataaaaaacaaaaaataaagtcaGTTTCattatatttctcaaaattttaaaaattatcatttacaaaacacatttttcaggaaatacgTTTGGAACAAGAGGAGGGAGCACCATGCACAGCGATTCGCGAAGTTTCGTTATTAAGGAATCTTCGACACGCGAATGTTGTTACTTTACATGATATCATTCATACGGATCGGTTATTAACATTGGtatgttatttatttttagaataaagaaaatgaaagaatctgaaaaagattcccgattatttattttcgattcataaatttaattttgaaggtATTCGAGTACGTGGATCGTGATCTGAAGCAATATATGGATTCATGTAACAATGCAATGCAAATGAATAATATTCGACTCTTCCTTTACCAACTTCTTCGAGGACTCGCCTACTGTCATCAACGAAGAGTTCTTCATAGAGATttgaaacctcaaaacttgtTGATTACTGCAAAAGGAGAGCTTAAACTTGCGGATTTCGGACTGGCACGTGCCAAGTCCGTACCGACAAAGACGTATTCAAATGAGGTTGTCACATTATGGTATAGGCCACCAGATGTTCTTCTTGGTTCCACTGATTATTCGACACATATTGATATGTGGGGTGTTGGGTGTATATTGTTTGAGATGATTGCTGGAAGAGCTCTTTTCCCAGGTGGTACACCAACAGAGCAACTTGGACTCATTTTTAGGtgagtattaattttttgcatccagtttcatctttttcgtttaaaatcttcaaatttttagtttctgaagatgtttaaaaacttcaaactattACGTAGAtgtctaaaattgaaatttttgtcatATCTTACCCGCGTGGGTCTCACACAATGACAACGGGTTACGGTAACTCATGTCGATATGGGCCTATATTGCACTATAATTTCcgaattaaatgaaaaattgctgccaagattttttacattaaaatgtcgaacattttaaaaacaaactcaaaataaataaatcttcAGAACACTTGGATCTCCTCGACCGGATCGACATCCGACAATATGCGAAAAGCCAACATTCTATCCATACGCTAACAGACATTACAATCCAGATCCACTTTGCCGTCAAATTCCACGGATTGATGCTCACGGATTCGAATTGCTCATGAAATTCTTACAGTACGAAGGAAAAGATCGAGTGTCGGCTGCTGAAGCTGTGAAGCATCCGTTCTTGAGGACGATCGCTGTGAAGGTAAATATCAGTTCTAGATCGgaagtttattgaaaattcaacaaatttcagtGTTGCCACCTGCGAGATGAGCAATCTGTCCTAGAAGCTGATGGTATTCACATTGAAAGGGAACTTCTGGCATCAGATCATCATCACAGCTCTCGTCGTCATCATCGTGGAACTCTTGTAAAAGATAAATATCGAATGCATTCGAGTCATCAcacttagaaataattttctcaacaaaaaaaaacatatttagaattaaatttgtttcttttttccccATTTCATCTCAGATTGTGTTGCACTTTTACGGGTTCTTGTCAACCAATTCCGATTCGTTTCCTCCCAACCAAAATGTCCTTCCAATGCGGTCACTTATAGATCAAGATGTTTATGAAACATGTTTCCTAATAATTTATTGTGTAATATTTTCTCTTCATATCCCGAGACTCCATCATTCTTCTTAGAATTTTTCCCGTTGTTTCCCGTAACCAGTAATagcgattttcaaatttacattttctgTTCATAAATCAcacaaaaatctacaaaaaatcatcTCATAATCTCAATTTGTTCCCAAAAAGCACACAgaaccattttttttgctatttattTTAGCCGTTATTCTTATTGTACACCTGTGAATAAACAAGCTCTACCCGGAAAGCTTCTACTTCTCATCgaattggaaacaaaaattatttatgtgGATACCcagaaaaatgataatatgcaaaaaaattatgagcgTTTCTGCTGTAAGTCTAAAAAGGGACAATGGTTTTGGATGAGAGGGGAGCATCACAGAAAAATCTACGGGAGAAAAACAAGAAGACTGGttgagttttaaaagtttgttgGTATTTCGGGTGTGTGGAAGGGGGCTTACGAAGAGAAATTCACACGGAATAGGCACtgatttggagaaaaaaaaaaactaaatgcaCAAGTTTTACAAATTCGTCACTTTCAAAATGTATGATAATTTATCTTGGAAATTGACgattctgtaatttttcaaatcaagaaTTGTACTTGAGGGACTAAAATTACCCTGTTTCACACGGGATTTGCACAGAAAAAGGAAACGAAAAATGGAAGGAAAACAAGTTTAATGAGATAATTTAGTCTAATCTGACCATTCATTTTTGTCATCttcatcgtcatcatcatcactaGTATCATCTATTCCCATATTCATTCGACGTTCCTCAAGAGCCTTTGCTAGTGCTCCAGCCAATCCTCCCATTCCAGCGGCTCCAGAAGTCGTACTCTTTCGACGTTCTTGCTCAGCAGCTGCATCCAcctaaagtttaaaaaaattggaatcaatagtaattttcggttaaaaattgTCTTACATGTTTTAATTGTGCTCCTTGTCGAATTTGGGCCATCACATCTCCACGAGCATCACCACCAGCCGATTTTGGTGAATCTGCAGTTTGTTGAACGGATCGAAGTTGTTTTCCAGCTTGGATTTCCTGAATACAAAATTCAAtagtgaacatttttaaaagtatactAACCGCTAGCAAATTCGATCTTCCATCCTGAGCAGGTGGTAGTTTTGCGAGCACCGATGCAGGTCCTCCGGCTCCTgaaggtggtggtggaggtggagggGGTGGAGCTCCTGCTCCTACTGCTGGCAATCCCATCGGTGGtggaggaggtggtggtggaggagcTGCGGATGATATCGGAGCCATTCCAAATGATTGTGGTGGTGGAGGgggtggaggtggtggaacCGCATGTGGTCGATTCTCTGGGGTTCCATAGTTGGGCGCCtgaatataaattaatttttttcagaaaatcactCTCCGGTTACTTACTTGAGGTAAAGGTCTTGATGGTGCAATTCCACGGGTACCAGATGACGGTGGTGGAGGAGGTGGACGAGCTGGAGCCAATCCATGAGATTCGACACGTGTTGGAGGTGGAGGAGCGGCAGGTGTGGAATATGATGAAGCACCGCTTCCAATCGGAGCAGATGATGGGAATGATGGTTTGTATTGACGCACTggtgttctgaaaatttttttttcatttaaaaataaaacttttttgttatcGTATTTCTAATATGGCTGAAATACGCCCTCACCAAATGCAACACTAATTTC includes:
- the pct-1 gene encoding Cyclin-dependent kinase 17 (Confirmed by transcript evidence), which gives rise to MTAYSPADSNAEARLLSGGSDPISDTENLLDLAYEVGTSSSDNTRYDRESENDEEEIGVGWEDTTSSSLNKRMCKSATFHDFCDDSEYSRRPVTTLHEEDFDEEEEDEFEDASDRRNLDEDDVEYEDEDDEDDIVVEEEEITPEDIEHSPTGVTTQTTPPSNNTSKSKKKKKRKSDEEDGLRKMKKSSTFASFLNMFVSRRRSGRDSGERLMSRSTCMLRPSISLSVVQESMILGSDGESVEVSPCTSDQTPTGVPPRYIVNVKMRQKTARKWSEEEIQKRLSLPADLRLPVAVVDKLNRTPTLDQPLTRKNRRASLSEIGFGKLETYEKLDKLGEGTYATVFRGRSILTNKFVALKEIRLEQEEGAPCTAIREVSLLRNLRHANVVTLHDIIHTDRLLTLVFEYVDRDLKQYMDSCNNAMQMNNIRLFLYQLLRGLAYCHQRRVLHRDLKPQNLLITAKGELKLADFGLARAKSVPTKTYSNEVVTLWYRPPDVLLGSTDYSTHIDMWGVGCILFEMIAGRALFPGGTPTEQLGLIFRTLGSPRPDRHPTICEKPTFYPYANRHYNPDPLCRQIPRIDAHGFELLMKFLQYEGKDRVSAAEAVKHPFLRTIAVKCCHLRDEQSVLEADGIHIERELLASDHHHSSRRHHRGTLVKDKYRMHSSHHT
- the pct-1 gene encoding Cyclin-dependent kinase 17 (Confirmed by transcript evidence), which translates into the protein MKKLKRRLSAAFRPGSNNNVSITSSGGSYYDSDCEGRNNIVIGYGMMSAPLHGRTWTLSESMSHLSDKNGAILEECAVVDPTALLRVSRGGTAGRRYDTNVNYINGMHVPPPRTHSLYYPRGYNSRRNSYYGSNASVVQESMILGSDGESVEVSPCTSDQTPTGVPPRYIVNVKMRQKTARKWSEEEIQKRLSLPADLRLPVAVVDKLNRTPTLDQPLTRKNRRASLSEIGFGKLETYEKLDKLGEGTYATVFRGRSILTNKFVALKEIRLEQEEGAPCTAIREVSLLRNLRHANVVTLHDIIHTDRLLTLVFEYVDRDLKQYMDSCNNAMQMNNIRLFLYQLLRGLAYCHQRRVLHRDLKPQNLLITAKGELKLADFGLARAKSVPTKTYSNEVVTLWYRPPDVLLGSTDYSTHIDMWGVGCILFEMIAGRALFPGGTPTEQLGLIFRTLGSPRPDRHPTICEKPTFYPYANRHYNPDPLCRQIPRIDAHGFELLMKFLQYEGKDRVSAAEAVKHPFLRTIAVKCCHLRDEQSVLEADGIHIERELLASDHHHSSRRHHRGTLVKDKYRMHSSHHT